The Triticum aestivum cultivar Chinese Spring chromosome 7B, IWGSC CS RefSeq v2.1, whole genome shotgun sequence genome window below encodes:
- the LOC123161264 gene encoding putative disease resistance protein RGA3, which produces MPDPVSITAAVGWGVTALGWLASPIVPRILNKGFAFLGLNAAEKLKIIDTQVVQLQRVMEVVDESTYRLRLEPLLNDLRSAVYEAEDILDSVEYQRLKKQIQDAKSQGSTPPCKRDWLKKNILPCAMPSSPFKDKDSGLPKVQLEKSLKKIESAISGACKVLEQLNLPGVTNDNGRRAVATNSCCAVTTAAPPIAVFGRDQDRDKIIAMLHEKEDQCQANIVSGICYSVIGIHGVAGSGKSTLAQCVYDHEKKRRQEKMEGHFDIVMWIHVSQKFDLDSIFREMFEGATGKACNNFNNRNTLKEKLEDELRRKQILLVLDDVWYDGRNSGDREELQKLISPLNVGKEGSRILVTSRTEAALVALGSVKERRIPISNLDDEVFLEMFLHYALRDARVSDHDRSTLKMIGEDIAKKLKGSPLAARTVGSRLRETQTVEFWRSQKDRDLMNDTMGALWWSYQYLDEQVRRCFAYCSIFPRGHKLRRDELVKLWVAEGFIKTSKPEEEMEDVAKNYFDELLSSSFLQFRGKEKVYETGHDREVDYFTIHDLLCDLAEEVAGKDCFRIEKNFRGKVPLGVRYLFVGTCNIEVLTEKIYGLQNLRTLIIDGKINVESDKHKAFKSMFAMFTRLTKLRVLNLSVTPNNHTFSFPDSIGDLRHLRYFAFWVYGMVKLTLPGTFTKLYHMQVADFGFCGSLVLSSSGEDMMNLINLRHVISKADLQLANIGRLILLQTLPFFRFRRERGYESHQLKDLNKLQGKLLICGLENFESKEEALEVNLAGKEKLTELVLQWDLDQSCSPEVQAEVLEGLCPSKYIERLEIRNYHGRRLPSWMMGKHKGSPKNMKELSFIGWIQLEPAAELGAFIHLRSLHVASCSWDALPGNMEHLTALKQLHIRSCENIRSLPTLPKSLEEFNVLNCGLDTLPSNMEHLKKLAIRSCKNMQSLPTLPNSLEEFTVSDCSRDALRGNMEHLTSLKKFEIWSCKSVSSLLTLPKSLEEFTVACSSFSVLPGNIEHVTSLKKLNIESCEDMRSLTTLPKSLEEFIILYCGLDTLPGNMEHLTALKILKIRNCKNMRLLPTLPKSLERFIIADCGLNALPGNMEQLTSLKTLEIDSCKNMWSLPKLPTSLEEITVNYCSDEFTQSCVTTDDPNWQKIEHIPKKTITFCS; this is translated from the exons ATGCCGGATCCGGTTAGCATTACTGCTGCTGTAGGATGGGGCGTTACCGCACTAGGTTGGCTTGCCTCGCCCATCGTTCCCAGAATCCTCAACAAAGGTTTCGCCTTCCTCGGCTTAAACGCGGCGGAGAAGCTCAAGATAATCGACACACAGGTTGTACAACTGCAGCGGGTGATGGAAGTGGTCGACGAGAGCACTTACAGGCTTCGCTTGGAGCCACTGTTAAACGACCTCAGATCCGCTGTCTACGAAGCCGAAGACATCTTGGATAGTGTCGAGTATCAGCGTCTCAAGAAGCAGATCCAAGATGCCAAGTCACAAGGAAGTACGCCTCCATGTAAGAGGGATTGGCTGAAGAAGAATATTCTTCCGTGTGCCATGCCGAGCTCCCCATTCAAAGACAAG GACAGTGGTTTGCCAAAAGTACAGTTGGAGAAGAGCCTAAAGAAGATAGAAAGCGCCATAAGTGGTGCATGTAAAGTTTTGGAACAACTGAACTTGCCAGGCGTAACTAATGATAATGGGAGGCGAGCTGTTGCTACCAATTCATGCTGTGCAGTCACTACTGCAGCCCCTCCAATAGCAGTATTTGGTCGGGATCAGGATCGtgacaagatcatagcaatgcttCATGAGAAGGAAGACCAGTGTCAAGCAAACATCGTCAGTGGTATATGTTATTCAGTAATTGGCATTCATGGCGTCGCGGGGTCTGGGAAATCAACACTTGCACAATGTGTTTATGATCATGAGAAAAAGCGTAGGCAAGAAAAAATGGAAGGCCATTTCGATATTGTCATGTGGATTCATGTTTCTCAGAAATTTGATTTGGATTCCATTTTTAGGGAGATGTTTGAGGGGGCTACAGGGAAAGCATGCAATAACTTCAATAATCGTAACACCCTGAAGGAAAAACTGGAGGATGAACTACGTCGGAAACAGATTTTGCTGGTACTGGATGATGTCTGGTACGACGGTAGGAATTCGGGAGACCGTGAAGAACTACAGAAGTTAATTTCCCCTCTGAATGTTGGAAAGGAAGGAAGCAGAATCTTGGTGACAAGTCGAACTGAAGCTGCATTAGTAGCTCTGGGTTCTGTCAAGGAGAGGCGTATTCCCATATCTAACCTGGACGATGAAGTGTTCCTTGAAATGTTCTTGCATTATGCACTTCGGGATGCAAGGGTAAGTGACCATGATAGAAGTACACTTAAAATGATTGGAGAGGACATTGCAAAAAAGCTGAAGGGATCACCTCTAGCAGCCAGAACAGTGGGTTCACGGCTCCGTGAGACACAAACTGTTGAGTTTTGGAGGAGTCAGAAAGATCGGGACCTTATGAATGACACgatgggagctctatggtggagctACCAGTATCTTGATGAGCAGGTCAGACGATGCTTCGCTTACTGCAGTATTTTTCCCAGGGGGCATAAGTTGAGACGTGATGAGTTAGTAAAGTTGTGGGTGGCAGAAGGGTTTATAAAGACTAGTAAGCCCGAAGAGGAAATGGAAGATGTTGCTAAAAATTATTTTGATGAATTGTTGTCATCCTCATTTCTGCAATTCAGAGGGAAAGAAAAGGTATATGAAACTGGACATGATCGTGAGGTTGATTACTTTACAATTCATGATCTGCTTTGTGATTTAGCAGAGGAGGTTGCTGGGAAAGATTGCTTCAGGATAGAGAAAAACTTCAGAGGAAAAGTTCCTCTAGGTGTCCGCTATCTTTTTGTTGGGACTTGTAATATTGAGGTGCTTACTGAGAAAATATATGGGTTGCAAAATTTGCGCACTCTCATCATTGATGGCAAGATAAATGTTGAATCAGACAAGCACAAAGCCTTCAAGAGTATGTTCGCTATGTTCACAAGGCTGACGAAATTACGGGTACTGAACTTAAGCGTCACTCCAAATAATCACACATTCTCATTCCCAGATTCTATTGGTGATTTGAGGCATCTGCGTTATTTTGCTTTCTGGGTGTACGGAATGGTCAAGCTAACTTTACCCGGCACCTTTACCAAGCTTTACCACATGCAGGTGGCAGATTTTGGTTTTTGTGGTAGTTTGGTACTGTCTTCTAGTGGTGAAGATATGATGAACCTAATCAACTTGCGCCATGTAATCAGCAAGGCAGATCTGCAACTTGCAAACATTGGCAGGTTGATATTGCTCCAAACGCTACCATTCTTTAGATTTAGGAGGGAACGGGGCTATGAGTCACATCAGCTGAAAGACCTGAACAAGCTTCAAGGCAAGCTGCTGATTTGTGGTCTTGAGAATTTTGAGAGCAAGGAGGAAGCTCTTGAAGTCAATCTTGCTGGCAAGGAAAAACTCACAGAACTGGTACTTCAGTGGGATCTTGATCAGAGCTGCAGTCCAGAGGTTCAAGCAGAGGTACTTGAGGGTCTTTGCCCATCAAAGTATATTGAAAGACTAGAAATCCGGAATTACCACGGTAGAAGGTTACCGAGTTGGATGATGGGTAAGCATAAAGGCAGCCCAAAGAACATGAAAGAGCTTAGCTTCATCGGATGGATCCAACTGGAACCTGCTGCTGAACTTGGGGCTTTCATTCATCTTCGCTCTCTACATGTTGCTAGCTGTAGCTGGGATGCCTTACCAGGCAATATGGAGCACCTCACAGCGCTCAAGCAACTACATATACGGTCATGCGAGAATATACGGTCACTTCCAACACTACCCAAGTCTCTTGAGGAGTTTAACGTCTTAAACTGCGGCTTGGATACCTTACCAAGCAATATGGAGCACCTCAAGAAGCTGGCTATACGTTCATGCAAGAATATGCAGTCGCTTCCAACACTGCCCAATTCTCTTGAGGAGTTTACCGTCTCAGACTGCAGTAGGGATGCCTTACGAGGAAATATGGAGCACCTCACATCGCTCAAGAAATTTGAGATCTGGAGTTGCAAGAGTGTGTCGTCGCTCCTAACACTGCCAAAGTCTCTTGAGGAGTTTACAGTCGCCTGCAGCAGCTTCAGTGTCTTGCCAGGCAATATTGAGCACGTCACATCACTCAAAAAACTGAATATAGAGTCATGCGAGGATATGCGGTCGCTTACAACACTGCCAAAGTCTCTTGAGGAGTTTATCATCCTATACTGCGGCTTGGATACCTTACCAGGAAATATGGAACACCTCACAGCGCTCAAGATACTGAAGATCAGAAACTGCAAGAATATGCGGTTGCTTCCAACACTGCCCAAGTCCCTTGAGAGGTTTATCATTGCGGACTGCGGCTTGAATGCCTTACCAGGCAATATGGAGCAACTCACATCACTCAAGACGCTGGAGATAGATTCATGCAAGAACATGTGGTCGCTTCCAAAACTGCCCACGTCTCTTGAGGAGATTACAGTCAATTACTGCAGTGACGAGTTCACACAATCTTGTGTAACGACTGATGATCCAAACTGGCAGAAGATTGAGCACATTCCAAAGAAAACAATTACATTCTGTAGTTAA